Genomic DNA from Bacteroidota bacterium:
CTGTTGGCAAAAAGTAAGCCACCAATTTCCCAGTCGCGCAGGTCAATGATGTCGTCACCATTGATATCTTCATTGATGGTGTATTGTCCGTCTCCGTTAAAGTCATAACGGATAGAATCATTATAGCCAATGAATGTCAAGGCATGGTTCACGCTGGCATCCCAATAGACAACGACCGGTTCACCTGCTTCAGGGGTGCCGACGGGCAATGAAGTCATATAGAAAGATCCGGAAACGCCTGCGGCAAAGTTGGCCAGGCCGCCGGCATCAGACCCGTTCACATGGTCATAAAGCCAGTTTTTAAGGATTTCCAGGCCTTCAGGCGTGGACACGTTGAGTGCGAACATGTCGAGCACACGGTTGTGCATGCCATTATAATAACTTTCATAGCCGCTCATCCAGCGTGATTGGCCGCCATACCACATACTTCCGCCATAGTCAGCCACGTTGGGGCAGCCATCGGCATGGATGATCATCCATCCATCCCAGTACCATGAGCCGCCTCCCACGCCGCCATTCAGGAAGTTCCATGTAAAATGAGTGGGGTATTGATTCACCATCGTATTGGCAGGGATACCACGGGCAAAATCTATTTCGTAAGTGAACGCATAACCGATGCCGCTGGCCTGACCGCAACTTCCGCCATCCTGGTTGAAGATAGGACGGAAATAGGGTTCCTGCGAGTTGTCGACCGATGAAGGCAAAATACGGTTTGTATATTGTAATGGCACTGTAAGCTCCGGCAGGCTCTTCAGGAATTTCCAGTCTTCATCGGTCAGAGGCCTTAACTGTCCTGCGATCCAGGGATCACCGTTGGGATCAGGATTGACATTGATGGTCTGGGATTGACTATTCTGGTAAAACAGAAAAACAAAGAAAAACAGGGGTAATAATTTTTTCATAATCGGTCTTGGTTTTTAAGATGCTAAAATTAATAAAAGGGATGACATCTCAAGCGAGATGTCATCCCTTTTTTATGTCTTCCCGATTAAAAGCAGCTTTATTTCAAAATGACGAACTTTCTCACTGCCTTATATTCACCAGTGGACATTTCAAGATAATAGACGCCGTTAATCGCCTCCTTCAGGTCAATTTCCAAGGCAGCATTCGGACGCAGTTCCAAAGATTTGGTAGAATAAATTACACTCCCATAGGAATTTACAATAGTAAGTGTCGCTGTTCCTTTCCGTTTGGAATCCACATTGAGCATGAACTTCCCGTTGTTTGGATTTGGAACAATGGTGATGGTGGATCTGCCATCTTTTTCGGCTAATCCGACAGTATTATCCACCTCAACATTAAATTCTTCAGAGTATGGGCTTTCACCGCAGTAGTTAATACTTTTTACGCTGACAGTGGCCATACCCAGATAATCCGGATTCCAGTCAACAGTGCCGGTCGTGCCGGAACCACTGACAGAGCCGGCATTGACAGGCATGAGCTGCCATGCGTATGTTGAAGCAAACGGCGACGCTTCAATGGTATATTCGGATACTGTTGTGTAATATAGGTCAACATAATCCGGCCCCAGAGGTGTTACAGGTGTCGAGGGTAATGGATTAAAGGCGAGTGTAAAATCTCGTGTAATGTCACCGCAGGGCAGATTGCTGTATGCAGTGAGTGATAAAATAACGGAGCCATTATTGAAATCCTGTTGGCTTGGATAGTACACTGGATTTATCAGCTTATCGTTATTATATGTTCCGGTTCCGGATGTAGTCCACAGGAGTGTGGTGTAATTGGTTACAGTAGCCTGGCATTGGTAAGAGTTTCCAATACAGATGGTTGTATCAGGGCCGGGAAAGCAGCCTGTGACCAGTGTTGGAGGAAAAACAATATAATCGACCCAGGCACAATCCAGACCTGCATATTCTTCATTGTCTTTATCATATTCCCATTTGAAAGTATGCACACCAGGTGTAACCGGATAGCTAAATCTTGCCCAGTCATAGAATCCCGACCATTGATCAATCAGAACATTGTCGATAAAGAAACTGAGATAGTCGTAGTCGGGTTGTGTGGAAATCCTGCGGTAGAATGAAATGCTGTCGTTCGACACACAATTATATGTGGTTTTAATATTTGATGTTTCATCATTACTAATTGCCCCGGAGCGTATACAGAATTCTCCTTCATAGGGGCTATTTGCTGTGATAAACCACGGCCATGTGCTGGATGAGGACCAGGTGAATTTGCTGAAATCACCTGTTTCCCAGTTTTCGTAAACGAGCCCGATGGTCCGCGAATAGGCACTGGATAAAGAATAATCTCCAGATGTTAACGTATAGGTAAAATCAACATAGGCACCTATTGGTGCATAATCATCAACCTCAACTGTGAAAATAACGTCAGTGGTCATGTCTGCGGGCATATCACCAATAGTATAAGTCGACTCGATAATATTAATCCACTCGCTGGTTGATACCAGCGTCGCGATAGCGTTAAAAGCATCGCAGTGGCCAAAGTTGGAAGATTGGATCGTGATATCGACGGTTTCACCCGGATCAATATTGCCATTATTATTTCCACTCTCAGAATCATCGACAATAAAATTTCCAATGGAAAGAACAGGAGCATTGGCTTTCAAAGCAAAATCGGCATACCATGTATCCTGTGCAGATATTTCCAGATCGAAAGTGATGTTATGCTGGTCGGGGATGCCTGCAGAAATGTCAGCAGCAAACGCATCATCAATCATCTTGGTTTGACCAGGCTGAATGGTGCCATAGAAGTATGAATTTTCAGTAATGGTGACAAAGGGGTCACTTGTTGAGATGGTCACAGTTGCATTGGCGGCAGGCTGGTCGCCGACATTGGTCACTGCAACTGATAAATAGACTGATTCGCCATAGTCAAGAAGGCCATCATTATCACCTAGAACATCGTTCACCTGATTATATTGATAGATGATATAAGGCTGATTGGAAATAACCAGGACAGAACCGGTATGTCTGTTTTTATTATGTGCAGTGATGGAAATATCCAAAGGGGCCGGATCAAGAATAGTGGGGAAAGTCACTGTGGCATTCCCGTTGGCATCGGCTATACCCCGGCCGATAAGCTCTCCGTTCTGGGCGATAGCTATTCTTGCAAAGGGCGCATCGGTCACAAATGATATTTCACTGTTGCCAATCGAAATACTAACGGGGTAATCTGCAGATATATCCGTCGGAGTGGCAGTCCATATGTTCATGCTTGGATCACCGAAAAGGTTGGTCTCATAAGCTACCCACCGGCAGTATTCATCAGTGGAGATGTAGGACACATCATCTTCTTTCGACTCGGCATTCACATCGCCGATGGCGAAAATGTCTTCACCAAAAAGGGCATCAAAAAACTGCCTGTCATAATATTGAGATGAACTGTTAGTTCCTCCGGGATTGTACCAGCCATAACGTGAATTGGCTATCGATGCCACTTCTCCGGTTTCAAGGCTGGTGAAGGTTTCGGCAAAGCAATCGCCACCATAGCTACCGGCATCATTCCTGTTATCAAAAGCACCATTGTAACACCCCTGGCTGTAACCAATGACAAATCCCCTTGTGATACCATCATTTGTAAAGTTTGTAGTGGTAAGGTCCGAATTGTACATTTTCATGTTATAGTCAACATTTGAATGCCCCAGGTGATTCATTAAGTTTACGCCGGCAAAATTAAACTGGTCGAAAATATTGGTTTTATCCCACATCTGAACCGATTCATAAAGTTTTGTCAGGGTAAAATTTAGTGGGAAGCCGGTTGTGGTATATCCGTTATTAGAGCTACCGTTGGCAATTTCATCCTTGTATGTATCACCCCATGTACCGGAGTCAAGCTGTTCACCAACCATTACGCCTTTTTCTATATCAGCAACCACTGGAGCATCCTGGTACAAGAAAAGTTTATTGGTAAAGTTCGCAATATCGATCTCATCATCAACGCATATCCTGCCAATGCTCACTTCGGAATAAAGGTCCCACTCTCCGGGCTCACCCCAGGAATTATTCCCATTCGTATTCCAGTTTCCGTCCAGATTGGAATAATACATATCGCAGGGAATGTCGTTATCGTCAACTGCTATAAAACCCCGGTGGGGGATAGTCCTGTCAGCCGGATTCATTGGATCAGCGTCACCTCCGAGTATGACATATTGGATGCCGTAATTTGAATAGTAATCAATGATGCAATTGCGGATCTTCTCCTGGTCATCCTGACCGGTATATTGAGCGTAGATCTCTTCGGTGGTTATCGCCTTGACGAAGAATCCTGTTGCAATCTTAAAGGCGATATACTCTTCAAAAGCAGGCAGAAGGCTGTTCTTTGTAATGAGCAAAAGATCATATTCATCATTATCTCTGACCGAACTGTAACTATAATTGTTCAGCATTTCAGGATTTTCAACGATATAGTTAATACGGTTTTCGATAAGGGCAGAAGTTTTCAGGAACTTGGATACTGCATTCGCTCTGGAAGTGGAGGCAGTCTGGATTTCGATGACGATATCCTGTATGAACTGCACCTCCTCCTGCGCCGGAATATAGATGACCGGACAGATGGTGAATGAGGCTATGCCATGGCCGCATAAGTAATTGGTTATGGCTGTGCTGACATTGGTCGCGGGATAAGGTGATGAGGAGGAATAAATGGCTTCATCCTCAATAGGAGTGACCATTTCTCCATTGAATTTTGAAACAGGCACCGGTTTAACAGCAGGTTTTATCCTGATACCGGTTTCTTTAGAATACATTGTAAGAGAAACGACCTTTACCTGGACAACTTCTTGATTCTGTGGCAGGAGAAGGTCGATACCCCTGTAAGGCAGTTCCGGTGTGCCTTCCTTTCCAAAATTAATACAATCGGTATAGTTGACAACCGTGTAACCGTCAGCAGTCTGCTTGAGAACAGGCTTCTCAAAATGGAATGTGTAAGTCTGGGCAAATAGAAGCTGGGTGAGGCTTACGAAAATGATAATGAATGGAATTGTAACTTTTTTCATGGCATTTAGGTTTGTTAATAGTCTAACAAAGTTACTAATCCTTAAAATCAAATTGTCATCTTTTTTAAAGAATTTTTTATTAATCACAAAACCGCTAAAATGTGACCCCTGAAAATAAAAAAAGGCTGCCCGGGGGACAGCCTTTTTTTTAAGGATTTGAGAGATTATCTCTGAACAACAACTTTCTTAATCGAATGTACCTTTTTGCTTTCGATGTAGAGGTAATAGATGCCATCACCATTGTCCAGCTTGAATTCTTTTCTCATCTTACCAGTCAGCTTAATGTTGTTTTCTTCCGAAACCGTGGCGCCTGAAGCATTCACAATTCTGATGCTGATCACATCCTGTTCCTGTGGGAGGAGCTCAAGTATGAAGGTACCCTTGTTTGGATTGGGGAAGATATTGATGGCCAGGTCATAGGCGTTGTCGGCAATACCAGAACAATCTTCAAAATATACCGATATTTCATCTGAGGCGGTACATCCCTTGGTATCGGTTATGGTGACTAAAATTATTTTTGTGCCGCCAATGCCTGCGCCGGTCGAATCGATGACTATCGACTGGGTGTTTTGTCCGGTCGACCAAACCCAGGATTGTGCGTCGGGATTACCCGCATCAAGAGTCAGATGATGGTTATGGCATATACTGGTGTCGGCGCCCAGCATAACTAAGGGTAAAGCATGTACTTTGACATCAGTGGATGACGATGCCTGGCAGCCGGTAAAATTATTAGTTTCCTGAACCGATATGCTTCCATCGCCTGTCTGTTCCCATGTCACGGTCACTTCTGCCGTTCCCTGGCCATCGGTGATGGTACCACCGGCAATCATCCAGTTGTATGCGTTACCCTCATAACTCTGTGTGGAATAAAGGACACCTGAAGTGCCCAGACAGGTTTCCTGCAGTCCCGAAATCGATGGTGTTGGAAGTGGATTGATTGTAAAGACCACATCATCAGTGATATTCTCGCAAGGTTCATTCACAGCCGATAGTGTCAGGGTAAAAGTGCCTGCAAGTAAATCTTGTATACCTGGTGTATAAACCGGGGTCAGGATGGTGGCATTATCAAATGTCCCATCACCGGCAGTGGTCCAAAGTAATCCGAAATAATTTTCGGCAGTGGCTTGCGTGATAGGCACAGACTCACCAGCACAGATTCCAGTATCTTCACCTGCAAAGACGACAGGCAATTTATAAATAGTCAGCACCATTTGATCGCTCACTACTTCATCACTGGGACCATAAGCAGTGAGAGTAAGAATAACTTCTCCTGTATTGATATCTTCCTCACCTAGTGTGTACACCGCATTCAGAAGGGTATTATCATCAAATGTTCCGGTGCCTGATGTTGTCCATTCAAGTGTGTTGTAAAGAGTAGCCGTTCCGGTCAGTGCGCAGGTATTGCTTTGGCAGATGGTCATATCCGGTCCGGCATAGGCTGTGGTAACCAGCTCAGGCGGAAGAGAAATAAAGTCGATCCATGCGGCATCCTGTCCGTTTGACTCCGAATAATCCTTCATGTAATTCCATGTGAAAGTGTGAGGCCCTGCTGTCACGGGATAAGATACCTTCTCCCATGCCTGTTCCCCCGACCATTGATCGATCTTTGTATTGTCGATGTAAAATTCCAGATAATCGTAGGAGGCTTCAGATGAAACTTTTCTGTAAAATGATATGGTATCATCATACATCACATTATAATCCAATGATAACTGCGAATTCTGCAAATCGGAGATATCACCTGATTGTGCGCAATACAGGCCTTCGTAAGGATTCTGATCAGTTACAGTCCATTGCGAATTACCGCTGAAACTCCAATCAAAATCATTGAAGGTACCGCTTTCCCAGTCTTCAAGCATTAATCCAACTTTGGAATAAAAGGTTTTATTAACTGAATACATTCCCGATTCAATATTACAAATCAGATCAACGCTCGACCCTATCGGGGTACCGGGGTCAACGGATATATTGAAAACAGCGTTTCCTGACAGACCGGCTGCGAGCACCCCCAGATTTGATGACGTGGTATTAAGAGTGAGAAAAGCACTGGTTGTTGACAGGGAAGCCAATACTTCTGCAGCATCGCTATGTCCATTATTTATGATATTGATGGTGATATCAGCTATTTCACCAGGATCGAGACGGTTATTCCCATTGCCGGTTGGATCAGAAATAGTCATGCTGCCGAATTCGAATACAGGAGCATAGCCCTGTATCGAAAAATTACTCACCCATATATTTGTCCCATCAGTGGCACTCACTTCAAAAAGGACATTATGATTATCCGGGATAGTGGAGGCTACATTGAATGCAAAGGCATTAGCCACTGTTACCGTACCTTCGGCAGGAATATCGCCGAAATAGGCTGAATTTGTGGTCAGGGATATGTATTCATCAGAAGTGCCCAGCTCGACTGTGACACCTGTGGCAGATTCCAGGCCGACATTTTTTACGGTCATGGTCAAGGCTATGGTTTCTCCGTAATCCATCAGTCCATTTGCATTTCCTGCTTCATCATTGATAGTAAAGCTGTCTTTAACGACATAAGCGCCCTCGAGAGGTATGACAGGGATTTCGGCCTGGTAGGGTAAATAATTATGTGATGTAACCGTTACCTTGGCGAATCCCGGAACATGGGCAGGTTCACTGAAGGCCACTGTTGCAAGTCCTGCTGCATCGGTATAGGCAACGCCATAAATACTTCCATCCTCATTGCTTATGCACACCATGGCATTTTCTACCGGCCCCATGTTGCCGTTGACTGATACACTGAATTCCGTAAGCCCCAGGAATAACTGAGAATCATGTGTAACGGTCAGCTCTGCCGGCTGAAGCGTCCAGGGTTCCAGAGAAGCATCACCCAGCCACAGATAGGTTCTGACATTTGCTCTTCCAAGACTATCATGAATATTCAAAACAGTGATATTCGCAAAATTGGTCACATAGCCGATGTTATAAATCCCTTCCTGGAATACCGCTTTATACATTTCTTTGTCGTAATCATGGTTTGGTATGGTGTAGGATGGGATTATCGCACCGTTGATGGCGACAGATGCTACAGGCGACTTCATGAACGATTCACACAGGCAATCGCCCCCAAACGCTACAATGTCCATGTTATCACAACATACATCGAAAAGAACAAACAATCGCCTGGTATTTGTTAGCTGCTGGACATGTGTATTGGTGAAACTACCCTGACCGCACCACTCCCCGAACTCGGTCGCACTTCCATGCCCACGGTAATTAAAAATCCCACAGGATGTGTTATTGACATAATTGACGATATCATTATTGGTTGCTCCCGCCCCACCATAACAGGGGGTAAATATGGGTGTCTGAAGGGCATAGTTGTAAGTTCTGATTTCTTCCTTGCATCGGGTATATTTTTCGGGATAATCTTCCTGATGGGCGACCAGTATTGTATTTTCAGCCCAATTAGTGGAGGCATCCGGATTGGTATAATGGCTCATGGTCTTCTGGATTTGTATATCGAGTTCATCCAGTTCATCATATACAAAACGACCAATGGCCAGGTCGGCAAAATGATCATCAGGTCCATCGAGGCAGACATACCATGTATCGGAGAAGGATGCATCTTCACCTGAAGGTGCCCACCAGAACATAGGTACGATGTTTGGCCCGCCGCCCTGGCCCCCGTTCGGATAAGCATCGCCGACTATCAGCACATATTCCAGTCCGTCGCTCTGATATATCTGCTGAATGTAAGTCTTAAAATCCTGGGGAGCTTCAAATCCGGGTCCGAGCGTTTTTACTTCCACTCTGAACCCCTGCTGGTTTTTAAAGTCTATAAGCGGCTGAATAGTCTGCAATGCACCTTCGTTGGTGATAATGAGATATTTTATACCCGGATTATCCCTGTATGTCATGGTATAACCAAGAGAAGCGAAATTGCTGATGGCCGCATTATACATCCTGTAATATTCCGGCGTGATGGACTTATCCCTGGCCAGATAATGTTCTGAATCATGTCCATAAAATTCGACTTCGATTTTCAGGTGGGTGATGACTTCAATTTCTTTTTTCTGAGGATAATATGTGAAGGGTACAATGTGCAAACCGGTGATTTTCACGTCTCTCCATATTCCTGGTGCATCAAGGATGATGTTACCTGACGGAAAAGGTTTATTCTGGCTGTAAAAGTCTTTGTTTATTATAAATTCGTCAGATTTTCCTCCTTTAATATCTTTTTCCGGTACCTGGAAAGGGTATATATTATAATCTGATAGAATTATCTTATTCATTTCAATGATGCGAAACCGTGCCAGTTTATCACCGGGTATGCCGATGATCTGGTTTATCGTTGGCAGTTCAGGATAACCGACTACACTGGTTGTCTGAAATTCTGTCAATTCAAGCCTTTTATATACTGTTCCCTGATTTTCAACATCTGAAACATACATGCCGGGAACGGAAATGTCGACAATAACTTTTTCGGCATTCTGCTCTACGATTGAGATACCAGGTTGTTGAGGACTGTCGGCCGTAAAACCGACCCATGTTTTCTGGCTAAAAGAGAAAAGGAAACTGATAATCAGGATTAGAGTAAATGATGTTCTTTGCATTGTTTTGAAATTTTGTATCGATTAGTTTAAAAGGATCACTTTTTTGATATCTGTTATCTTCTCTGTTTCAAAGCGGATAAAATAAACGCCAGGCCTCAGGCCCATGCTATTCATAATAACCTGGTATGTACCCGCTTGTTCAGATGGCTTATTTTTTAAGATTTTAACGAATTTGCCGGACATATTTAATAGCGAGATTTTTAATGGAGTCGGATTGTCAAGTGTATAATCAACCGTTAAGAGATTCCTAAAAGGATTAGGATAAACAGACAGGTTGTTATGCAATACTGTCTCATCAATACCTTCAGGAATAAGGACAGGCGGGAATTTGATATAGTCAACGAATACGGCATCAATACCGCCGTTGGCCATATAATCTTTTGAATAGATCCATTTGAACGTGTGATTGCCGGTAGTGACAGGGAAGATGACCCGTGTCCAGTCTGATTCTCCCGACCATGCACCCATCTGTGTTTCATCGATATAAAATTGCAGGAAATCGCAATCGAGTTCCGAGGAGACTTTCCTGTAAAAAGAGATACTGTCGGTTGCCAGCACTTCAATGGTAATGGTCATTTCTGAAGTCTGTGCATCAGCGATAACACCTGAACGGGCACAATAGAGACCATCATAGGGGGCCTCCTGGCTGATGGTCCAGGGTGCACTGCCTGCGAATGTCCAGGAATATTTTGAAAAGTCAGCTGTTTCAAAATCTTCCATGATGATGCCTATAGTGGTTATAAAATTTTTTGTCACCTGGTACCCGAAGGATGTAAGCTGATAATTGAGGTCGACATTGGTGCCAAGAGGCGTATCTTCAGCCATTGTCACCTCAAAGCCGGCATTAAACGACTCCCCATCAGGTAGCTCGGGAACCTGAAAAACCGGGTTACCCAGTGTGATATATGAGCTTGTAGTGCTGATGACACCTTCAACTTCATAGCAATCGCTATGTCCGAGGTTGGCAGATCCGATGATAATTGTGGCTGTTTCACCCGGATCCAGGTTTCCGTCGTTGTCGCCAGTTTCTGAATCGTCAATAAAAAACTGCCCGATTGACAGAGCAGGAGCATTGACAATAACTGAAAATGAGGAATTCCATGTTTCATTCGATACAGCCTCCAGGTTGAAAGTCACCACATGCTGGTCAGGAATATCGCCGGCAATGCCAAACTGAAAAGCATAGTCCTTGTTGACGGTCTGTCCGTTGGCAATATCACCGTAATTCTCCTCATTGTCAGTAATGGTGATATATTCATCGCTTGTCGATAAAAATACATCCGTATTCAGCGCTATTTGGGTACCGACATTCGTAACACTTAATGAAAGCGATATGAGTTCTCCGTAATCGGCCAATCCATTTCCATTGCCTTCATAGTCATGAATGGTTGACACAGCGTATATTACATAGGCTCCCTGATTGGGAATGACATCAATATCATAGGATGTGGGCAGGCAATTATAACCCGAAACTATAAGGTTGACGGTTCCCAGATCAGTGATGACCGGATCAATGATTATGGTTGCTTCGCCATTGCTATCGGTAATTCCAACGCCATAAAGAATACCGTCTTTGAATAGAGAACACCGCAGACCTTCGGCGGCGTTTCCACCATTGGTGACAGATACATTCAGAGTGGGAATGCCAACCGGTAATGTTGAAGGATAAGTTGTCTCGATGGTTATTGGATTATCGGTCCAAATGGCCATAGCGGGGTCGCCAAGCACGTTGCAGTCATAAAAGCACCAGCGCAGGGCACCTTCTTCCCACTGCCCCGGCGCATTCACCCATGGTGCTGTCGCTATCCGTGATTCCATATGCGTGCGGCCTACCCTATTCAACTTATCATGGTATAGCGCATCGACAAACTCTCGGTGCAGGTGTGCCGATGGCCCTTCGGTCTGTCCCTCGTTAAACCATCCATACCGCGAATTGCCTATAAACGCCGCAGCAAAATTATCAATGGTGACCATCTTCTCACCAATACAGTCATTGTAGTCGAAAGCTCCGCAGATGCAACCATGTGTGTAAACAAGGGTAAAATTGTGTATAATCCCATTAACCTGTGAAAAGTTGGCATTGGTGATGTCAGAAGTATATAGCTTCATCACATAGTCAGAGTTCGCATGCCCGCAATGGTGAACAAACGATTTACCCAGATTGATTTTTTGAATCAGAATTTCAGGACTCCAGTAATTATTTTCATCATAAAGTGTTTCATAATCATCGTCTTCAGGTATGCCATCGGTGATATAACCGTTATCATCATGGTATCCGATAAGCAGGTTCAGGTAGTCGCTGCCCTCGGTTATAGGATTATCGTAAAGATGTTCACCTGCCAGCAGAGGGCGGTCCAACTCACCGGTAACAGGGCTGACCTGATAGTTGATGGTCTTGTTGAGCATGCTGTTCAACTCATCTGTCGTACCAAAGGGCATCCTGGCCACAGCTATTTCCGGTAAAAGATCATCTTCACCAATCTCACCCCACAGATTATTTCCATTGTCGTTCCATGTACCGTCAAGTCCCGAATAATACAAGTCGGAGGGAATATTATTATCCTGATAAATGCTTGAACTTTGAACCAGGCAATAAAATCCCCTGTAAGGAACAAGTTCGACATCACCGGCAAGGAGGATATATTCCACACCATGGCTACTGTATTCCTGTATGATATAATTGCGGATTTTTTCCTGCAGGTCCTGCCCGGTCGTGCCGGAATTGATCACTTCTGTTGTAACAACCTGTGTTTTAATTCCTTGTTTTAGGTACAGTGTAATAAGATTCTGAAAACTGTTTTCATATTGTGCTGGTGTGATAATCAACAATTGGTAAACCTCATCACGTATCTGTTTTAGAGGATATGCTGAAACCATGTCCGCATTCTGGGCAAAATCTTTGACTTTTTCCACTGTTTCCTGCGATACCGGCAGCAGATTCAAAGCTACCCTGCTTTTGGGATCTTCGCTTGTTTCGATTCGGATAGTCACTTTCTTAAAATAGGAAAGCTTTCCGGATAAGGGAGAATACTGTACTGGTGTGAATGCAGACAATGCAAATGCATAACCATTCATGTATTGAGTCGATAATTGTCCCGTGGAAGTGTAAGGGTATACCATGTCGGAAAGATAAACATGGTCGTTCATCACGAAGTGGCCTGTTTCACCTTTTGAGATAGGTTGTGCATATTGCTGGGGATACAGCTTAAAGGTGCCGGGTATTTCAGTATTATCTTCCCCAATGAACTGGATAGACCGGGCATTATGGCCGGGGGGCAGCAGCAATGACACAGAAAAATAGGGAAGAGCCGGCTCGCCGGGAATGCCTGTCAGCAATGCATAATCAAAGTTGATCAATTGATAATCACCAGATGTTGTTATTTTATAATTGGTAAAATAATAGGTCTGCTCAATGATCTCAGCACGGACAATGCATATTGAAAGAGCCAGGGTCAACAACAATAAAAATCGCTTCATATCAGAAAATATTTTAGTGAGAACAGCAAAAATAAATAAAAGATAAATACTGCTGACATGAAGGTCACTATGTGACATAAAAAGAGGCTGCCCCTTGAGTGAGGCAGCCTCTCTTTGACAAATCCCGTAAGGGGTGTCATCTAAATAATTACTACTGGATCACGATCTTTTTTACCACGATCTTTTCATGGGATTGGACAGTAAGTAAATAAATCCCATGAGTAGCATTTCCAAGGTCAATTGTTGTAGTATAATGGCCATTAATCTGGATGTCATTTTTTTCAAAAACGATAGAGTTCAAGGTATTGGTTATTTTGAACGATATGGCATCATTTTTAGCTGTATTGATTTCCAGCTTGAACTGGCCGGTATTGGGGTTGGGTGATATCTTTATGCCGAGATCATTACCCTGTTCGCCAATTCCGACCGAGTTGCCGATAGTGACTTCAAGTGTTTCTGACCATGCACTTTCCCCACACTGGTTTGTTCCACTGACTTTGATAGTGGCGAGACCGAGGAAACCGGAATTCCATGTCACCTGGCTTTCCAGCAGGCTGATGGTTTCAAGTTCGCCGGCATTGGATGGTTCCAGGCTCCATGCATAAGCATTTGAATTAGCGCTTCCGGTCGTGGCGTACTGACTGATCTGGATGTAGTAAAGGTCTACGTATGTCGGGCCGCCAGGCATGGCAGGGACTTCAGGCATATAGATTATATTTACTGCTGAGGAGCCTTCCAT
This window encodes:
- a CDS encoding C25 family cysteine peptidase, producing the protein MKKVTIPFIIIFVSLTQLLFAQTYTFHFEKPVLKQTADGYTVVNYTDCINFGKEGTPELPYRGIDLLLPQNQEVVQVKVVSLTMYSKETGIRIKPAVKPVPVSKFNGEMVTPIEDEAIYSSSSPYPATNVSTAITNYLCGHGIASFTICPVIYIPAQEEVQFIQDIVIEIQTASTSRANAVSKFLKTSALIENRINYIVENPEMLNNYSYSSVRDNDEYDLLLITKNSLLPAFEEYIAFKIATGFFVKAITTEEIYAQYTGQDDQEKIRNCIIDYYSNYGIQYVILGGDADPMNPADRTIPHRGFIAVDDNDIPCDMYYSNLDGNWNTNGNNSWGEPGEWDLYSEVSIGRICVDDEIDIANFTNKLFLYQDAPVVADIEKGVMVGEQLDSGTWGDTYKDEIANGSSNNGYTTTGFPLNFTLTKLYESVQMWDKTNIFDQFNFAGVNLMNHLGHSNVDYNMKMYNSDLTTTNFTNDGITRGFVIGYSQGCYNGAFDNRNDAGSYGGDCFAETFTSLETGEVASIANSRYGWYNPGGTNSSSQYYDRQFFDALFGEDIFAIGDVNAESKEDDVSYISTDEYCRWVAYETNLFGDPSMNIWTATPTDISADYPVSISIGNSEISFVTDAPFARIAIAQNGELIGRGIADANGNATVTFPTILDPAPLDISITAHNKNRHTGSVLVISNQPYIIYQYNQVNDVLGDNDGLLDYGESVYLSVAVTNVGDQPAANATVTISTSDPFVTITENSYFYGTIQPGQTKMIDDAFAADISAGIPDQHNITFDLEISAQDTWYADFALKANAPVLSIGNFIVDDSESGNNNGNIDPGETVDITIQSSNFGHCDAFNAIATLVSTSEWINIIESTYTIGDMPADMTTDVIFTVEVDDYAPIGAYVDFTYTLTSGDYSLSSAYSRTIGLVYENWETGDFSKFTWSSSSTWPWFITANSPYEGEFCIRSGAISNDETSNIKTTYNCVSNDSISFYRRISTQPDYDYLSFFIDNVLIDQWSGFYDWARFSYPVTPGVHTFKWEYDKDNEEYAGLDCAWVDYIVFPPTLVTGCFPGPDTTICIGNSYQCQATVTNYTTLLWTTSGTGTYNNDKLINPVYYPSQQDFNNGSVILSLTAYSNLPCGDITRDFTLAFNPLPSTPVTPLGPDYVDLYYTTVSEYTIEASPFASTYAWQLMPVNAGSVSGSGTTGTVDWNPDYLGMATVSVKSINYCGESPYSEEFNVEVDNTVGLAEKDGRSTITIVPNPNNGKFMLNVDSKRKGTATLTIVNSYGSVIYSTKSLELRPNAALEIDLKEAINGVYYLEMSTGEYKAVRKFVILK